A stretch of the Neofelis nebulosa isolate mNeoNeb1 chromosome 1, mNeoNeb1.pri, whole genome shotgun sequence genome encodes the following:
- the LOC131513738 gene encoding succinate dehydrogenase assembly factor 4, mitochondrial-like, whose protein sequence is MTVTRLARLLGYFPATAWRAARSPLVCCSVRKMSSQGEKSKPIKQSHKKPKLPEGRFDAPEDPNLEKEPLTKFPDDINPVTKEKGGPRGPEPTRYGDWGRKGRCIDF, encoded by the coding sequence ATGACTGTAACGAGGCTAGCTCGGTTGCTTGGCTACTTCCCGGCCACCGCGTGGAGAGCGGCAAGATCACCACTTGTGTGTTGTTCCGTGAGGAAAATGAGTTCTCAAGGAGAAAAATCCAAACCCATCAAACAGTCTCATAAGAAGCCAAAGTTACCAGAAGGTCGTTTTGATGCACCAGAAGATCCTAATTTAGAGAAAGAACCACTGACAAAATTTCCAGATGATATTAATCCTGTTACCAAAGAAAAAGGTGGACCCAGAGGCCCAGAACCTACCCGATATGGAGATTGGGGACGAAAAGGACGCTGTATTGACTTTTAA